The genome window CGCCGCCACCGCGTACGACGAGCTCCGCCTCCGGGGCTTCCCGCGCGGCCTGCTCCCGGCCAACGTGCGGGCctacacgctcgactccggctccGGGGACTTCGCCGTCGACCTCCGCTCCAGCTGCCGGATCGTGCTGCCCGCGGGGAGCTACCTCGCCGCCTTCAGCGACCGACTCACGGGCCGCCTCGACGACCGCCGCATCTCGGGCCTCGACGGCATCCGCGTCAGGGCCTTCTTCCGCTGGTGGTCCATCACGGGGATCCGCGCCGATGGGGACCAGCTCGTCTTCGAGGTCGGCTCCGTCTCCGCCAAGTTCCCCGCGCGGGACTTCAACGCCAGCCTCGACTGCCCCGCCCAGGCGGCGTCCTAAGTCAAGGAGGTATTAAATACTACGTACGGGTGCTCAGCgcctcagctcagtactttgggtTTCTAGGCTTAGTTTTTTATTGCCACTGTCTGCTTGGTTTCATCCACGGAACCTCAGAACCATCGGAACTTTTGTGCACAGTGTTGTTGTTTTCACGGTTTACTAGGGAAAATTCGCAAGGCTAATCGTTTAGTAAACATGATACCTAAGCTAGCTAACAATCGTTTAGTAAATAGGATACTCATTCATAATACCAATTAGCATCTATCAGTTATACTAGCTTCGCAATATAACTTGCAAGGATTGTTGGATTACTTACCTGTTTAGTTGTAGCTCAACATTTCATCACTTTTTTTTTGTTTCAGCACTGTACTGCTGCTATTTTTGTTAGATCCATACTGCACTTGTGATGGTTGCAGATGTTTTGTGTTTCAAAGAGCAATTGCTTGCTTTCTCAGTTTTTAATAGAAGTTAAGTAGCTTGCTCTCTTAGGTGTCGATCTTTGTTATCCTGCATTTAGTTGTTGACAAGCAAGGTGGCAGCTTATGTTCCTAGTGCAAAAAACTGCTTAATGCCCAATCATCATACAGTATCTCGCTCCTTTTGGAATACTAAATTTGCCAGACCTGATCGCTTCTGAGAAAATTTGCTACTGGAGATAACAAATTTCAGTTTTATTTCGCATTTAAAGATGCCTATTGTTATAGTATCTGAGGCAGTAGGACAGGACATATAACATACAACTTCCCCAACCATTCATGATACAATCCATGAATAACTTGAGTTATCTGTTAGGCAATAAGTTACTGCTCAACTAAAAGAAATGAACTATCAAATGCAAATGCTACTTAAGTACCTTGTACCTATGCTAGATCCTATGTCAATGACGAATTGCACAGTGGAATTGTGGAATAATAAAGATCATGTGGTACAGCTGTCCAAAAGCAAATATATATGCACTGGCACTTCATTCTTGGAATGGTTGAAATTACAACTGATGGAAGTGTCAGTCAGGCAGTCAGGCTGAAGCATCAAGTTAGCTCGGACCAAATGTGTAAAAGAGTCCGGTAAGATCTTTTATGCCAGATCCATATACAAATATACTACACTAGTAACTAGATCAGCTCCAATTGCAAGTATGCTACACCTGTAACTAGATCAGATCCGAATACAAATGGGAAGCCTAAGCTAGGGACTGTGAGATCGGTTTTCCATGgaaggaaggggggggggggggggggggggggcaaggGGCAGGCTAATCTGGTGAGTGCCCGTTGCCGGTGAAGGGCACGATGGAGAGCGGGCAGGGCGCAGCACAACCCAACCCGAAAAAACTCCAGTTATTACCCAACCCATTAGCAGGGCTACTCATGGACTGCCAAAAACAAACGGTTGCTTAACAGTAGTGCTGGGACGGATTTTGGTGCTTGAGATGTGTACATCTAGACTAAAAATCAGTCTGTCATCCAGATTTCAAGTTAACCAAACTATCAATCAATTGTTACGGCCTCTAATAGCTAACACAACTATTAACCACTTGATGCAAGAACAATGCCGGGCATGATTTTTTAAATACCTTTtcttaaggggtgtttggtttctagtgactaatttttagtccctccattttattccattttagtttctaaattgccaaatacggaaactaaaatgGAGTTTTGGTTTTCTGTATTCGGtattttagggactaaaatggaataaaatggtgggactaaaaattagtctctagaaaCCTAACACCCCCTTACAATGGTTAATCTGGTGATCGTGCTCATTTTTTTCAGGTATCCTGTCGCATGTTCCATGACATGTGACATTCTAAAGGGGCAGTTGGAAGCCAAGCACATCAATGTTTTTAATTTCATCTGTCTTTATTGTAATTGTATAAGTTTACAATAGATGCATAGAACAGACTGGATCGATAAAAGCGCCTTCACAGACCAAAAACCCGGTATCACGGTAGTGGTTCGTGCATTTCGTTAGAAATGCCCTACGTCTTATTTTGAAAAGTTGTGCTTGTATATCTTACTTATTGACAATAGCTGTACTTATAAGACTACTTGCATAAAGAAGAAAAGTGAGGTGCAAGGCCGAAAGGCCCCTATGCGCTAAATACAAATGCCTTTGTGAATAGAAGACTTTTTTTTTGttatcatgaactttgtgtgataTTCGCCCATCAGCAGTCTCTGAGTTGTCAAGTACACATGTCTATATCAGGCCTACGGACTGGGCAAAACAAACCTGAAACCGAaatactaagggggtgtttggtttctagggactaatgtttagtccctagattttattctattttagttccaaaattgtcaaatatagaaactaaaactttattttagtttctatatttagcaatttatacactaaaaaggaataaaatgaagggactaaacattagtccctagaaaccaaacaccccctaacccAAATTTTTTTGTTTGGGAATTTCGAAGAGCAACTTATAAAACCTGACTTATTTCGGGTACCATAATCGGGTACCCGAAGTACCCAAACTTTTATAGTTATGTACTCATGTCATTGTTAATTATTAATTATGTTTGAGTGTGCATGACTTGTGATTCTGTATTTTTTGTctatgtatatcattattcaaactatgtttttatactaatttaatatgGAGTATATGTTTTTATGAAGATGACACAATAATTCAGGTAGTTTGGAATAACTGAATCTGAACTCGAAATTTTGGGTATCCGAATTTTTGGTATTGTAAAATTCGTGTAATTTCGGGTTTCGGAATAACTGAATCTGAATATTGATTTGCACTGTAGACAGTACTGTTTACACAGTAGAGTTTAAAATAAGAGATAGGATAAGAGAGGCTATTGGAGATAGctttaagagcatctccaacaatgactcaaactagtgcctcaaattgaaatatgAGGCTCTACACAGGATAAACTACTCCAACAGTGCCCTATTTCATAaatttttgtcaaaaaactatagggcaccctctcaagtgactcaaatatactacaccgtagtgggctgccctataatctagatttggggctttactgttggagcgaggtgttttgttggtgccctaaattctataaaatatacttatttttaaattatagggcatttttatatgtcacgttgttggagatgctctaagaagGATCAATTAGGACATTCATTTTTCATACTAAATTAAGTCTTTGTTTTCTCTTAAACAAAATCTATATGGATAACCCGGTGTTGATATGGGCAACTAAGTTTTTGTCTAAATATTTCTATCTCTATTGCAAAAAAAAGTTTTATAGCCTAGGTTCTAGACCTATCCACTTCTTATAACTAAGTTAATAAGATAAATCTCACAACTAAAGACAATAATATAAATACAGCTTAAATACGATAGAGATACAAAATCTCATTGACACGCCGATTTTTTACCGTGGTATCAAGAAGTGTGCAAGCTTCTTACTAATCTTCATTGGAGCCCCACGCAAGGGTAgtacacgcgagggccaagcttcCGGTTTGATAACTTCGTAGATAGTTCCGGGTCTTCTCTACACATAAGTTAGCCTCACGGACGGTCCACCCACATGGTCCGAACGCTCCGAATACATTATTTTAGCCCATTTTCAAAATCCACCTTTGAAAAGATGTTCTTTCACAATCATCAACTATattctctatgaggcactaagtattTTGTCAAGTAAACAACATTGGCCCCTCTTGATATtttggctatctagcctactgaaagggaattaggcttacatctagttcctaaataattttggtggttgaattgcccaacacaaataattgaactaactagtttgctctagtgtataagttatacaggtgccaaaagttcacaacaagccaattaaagagaccaagttgggttcaaaatagagagctaaaggcatcccgaaaggctccctggtctggcgcaccggactgtccggtggcgcaccggacagtgtccggtgcaccaggggacttcgcgaagaactcctcagcttcgggaaattctcagagccggcgcgctataattcaccggactgtccggtgtacaccggacagtgtccggtgctccaagaggacgcgcctccgaaactcgccagcctcgggaaaatgcagcggctgctccgctataattcaccggacatgtccggtgtacaccggactgtccggtgaaccagcagagcaacggctacttcgcgccaacggtaacctgcaggcgcatttaatgcgcgccagaagcgcgcagaagtcaggcacgcccatactggcgcaccggacattgaacagtacatgtccggtgtgcaccggacatccaggcgggctcagaagtcagaactccaacggtcaaatttcaacggcattggtgacgtggctggcacaccggacatgtccggtgtacaccggactgtccggtgcaccatacgaccgacagcctccaccaacggtcatgtttggtggttggggctataaataccccaaccaccccaccattcattgcatccaagttttccagcttccaaccactatacaagagctagcattcattgcaaagcacaccaaagagatcaaatcctctcccaactccacacaaagctttagtgactagagagagtgatttgtagtgttcatttgagctcttgtgcttggatcgcctcttttctttcgcattctttcttgagatcatactcacttgtaattgaggcaagagacaccaattgtgtggtggtccttgtgggaagtttgattcccaagtgatttgagaagagaagctcactcggtcc of Zea mays cultivar B73 chromosome 8, Zm-B73-REFERENCE-NAM-5.0, whole genome shotgun sequence contains these proteins:
- the LOC100278289 gene encoding uncharacterized LOC100278289 precursor (The RefSeq protein has 3 substitutions compared to this genomic sequence), which codes for MARRLLVALLAASLLLPLARADSSSSPPDTTAYDELRLRGFPRGLLPANVRAYTLDSGSGDFAVDLRSSCRIVLPAGSYLAAFSDRLTGRLDDRRISGLDGIRVRAFFRWWSITGIRADGDQLVFEVGSVSAKFPARDFNASLDCPAQAAS